From Carya illinoinensis cultivar Pawnee chromosome 5, C.illinoinensisPawnee_v1, whole genome shotgun sequence, one genomic window encodes:
- the LOC122311250 gene encoding uncharacterized protein LOC122311250, translating to MKNKASIFLKQIISVLSSIAKAKSIAIKNKTSAAKARFLVFSLLKNKKLLLDSVSHKIHRILGQHEEESQYDADEQRKAMVLYNAMASESTHTHLVERVEEDGGNDDKYLDPRRSLFDGKDLDSDQDEEGGYSIIDMVRNSKEEGENFSLEDEIDDVADLFIKRFHKQMRLQKLASFKRLQAMMERGR from the coding sequence atgaagaacaaggCTTCTATCTTCCTCAAACAGATTATCTCTGTGTTGAGTTCTATCGCTAAAGCCAAGTCAATTGCCATCAAGAACAAAACCAGCGCAGCCAAAGCTCGCTTCCTAGTGTTCTCCTTATTGAAGAACAAGAAGCTTTTACTGGATTCTGTTTCCCACAAGATCCATAGAATTCTTGGACAGCATGAAGAGGAAAGCCAATACGATGCAGACGAGCAGAGAAAGGCCATGGTTCTGTACAATGCCATGGCAAGCGAGTCCACTCACACCCATCTGGTGGAGAGGGTGGAAGAAGATGGCGGCAACGATGATAAGTATCTAGATCCAAGGCGCTCGTTATTTGATGGAAAGGATCTCGACTCTGATCAGGATGAGGAGGGTGGGTACTCCATCATTGATATGGTGAGGAATTCCAAAGAGGAAGGGGAGAATTTCAGCCTGGAAGATGAGATTGATGATGTTGCAGACTTGTTCATCAAGAGGTTCCATAAACAGATGCGATTGCAAAAGCTGGCATCATTCAAGAGGCTCCAAGCGATGATGGAGAGAGGTCGTTAA